The region ATGGTTTAAACTAATCTAAATTAGTTTACAGCTTTTTGTAAATCGCTACCTGCTTTGAATTTTACAACTTTTTTTGCAGCAATTTTGATAGTCTTACCAGTTTGCGGGTTTCTACCTTCACGTGCAGCTCTTTTAGAAACTGAGAAAGATCCGAATCCTACTAGGGATACTCTATCTCCTTTTTTAAGAGAACCTTCTACATTTCCTAAGAAAGATTCTAATGCTTTTTTAGCTGCTGCTTTTGAAATACCAGCATGCTCTGCCATTCCTTCGATTAAATCTGTTTTGTTCATAATTGAATTTAAATTAATGTTGGTTAAACTAAAACGTTGAACAAATTTATACGGAATATGCGACCACACAAGGATTACAGTGTAAATCTCAACAATTTGTTCATAAAACCGATAAATTGTTAATAACTATAGGCGTTTCAAGGAGATTTCTCCTTAAGCCACGTCAAATCTAGCATCTGGAACAAACGTATATCCATTCAATAGATCTTTTATTTTCAGACGCTTTTTATTAGGTAACTGTAATTCTTCTATTTCTATCATGTTTGTACCACAAGCCACGAACATCTCGCCGTTTTCGATAACAAAACTACCTGGGGTCATTTTATGTTGTTTTTCAACGACTTTGCTTTTGTGAATTTTTACAACCATCTGCTCTTTATTATATAAAGAGGCTTTTGCTACTGGATAAGGATACAAACCTCTTATGAGTGCATCAACAGCCACAGCACTTTTTGTAAAGTCGATTAGAGTATTTTTACTATCGAGTTTAGGAGCTTCTTTTAAATCGGTATGATCTTTTTGTACCGTAGTAGAAACTGTCCCTGTAGCGATGCTATTCACTGTCTCTAGGCTTAGTTCTGCTCCCATTTTCATCAACCTATCATAAAGAGTTTCTACGTTCTCTAAGGGGCTTATAAGGGTTTCTTGGTTTGAGATAATGGCACCAGTATCAATTTTATCATCTATAAAAAAAGTGGTTACGCCAGTGACTTTTTCTTGATTTATAATTGCCCAGTTGATAGGGGCAGCCCCTCGGTACTGAGGCAAAAGGCTTGCGTGAAGGTTAAAGGTGCCTAAAGAAGGCATTTTCCACACGGCTTCTGGAAGCATTCTAAATGCTACGATAACTTGCACATCTGCCTTAAAGGAAGCAAGTTCCTCTAAGAAATCCTCAGCTTTTAAGTTTTT is a window of Nonlabens sp. MB-3u-79 DNA encoding:
- a CDS encoding HU family DNA-binding protein, with the protein product MNKTDLIEGMAEHAGISKAAAKKALESFLGNVEGSLKKGDRVSLVGFGSFSVSKRAAREGRNPQTGKTIKIAAKKVVKFKAGSDLQKAVN
- the fmt gene encoding methionyl-tRNA formyltransferase, with the protein product MSKSIKIVFFGTPEFATGVLDALHKSQHEIAAVVTAPDKPAGRGRKINESDVKKYAVAHGLPVLQPKNLKAEDFLEELASFKADVQVIVAFRMLPEAVWKMPSLGTFNLHASLLPQYRGAAPINWAIINQEKVTGVTTFFIDDKIDTGAIISNQETLISPLENVETLYDRLMKMGAELSLETVNSIATGTVSTTVQKDHTDLKEAPKLDSKNTLIDFTKSAVAVDALIRGLYPYPVAKASLYNKEQMVVKIHKSKVVEKQHKMTPGSFVIENGEMFVACGTNMIEIEELQLPNKKRLKIKDLLNGYTFVPDARFDVA